ACGTGACGTTGCTGGTATCGACCCAGTTTCACTGATCGCGTTCGACAAAGTTGTAATGACTGCTGAAGCAGTTAAGCAAGTTGAGGAGATGCTAGCATGATCACTGAAGAGCGTATCCTAAAAATTCTACGTGCTCCGCACGTCTCTGAAAAAGCAACTATGGTAGCTGAGAAAGCGAACACTATCGTTTTCAAAGTAGCGAAAGATGCAACTAAAAAAGAGATCAAAGCAGCTGTAGAAAAGCTTTTTGAAGATGTTGAAGTTAAGTCTGTAAATACTCTTATCACTAAGGGTAAGACCAAACGTCAAGGTCTACGCCAAGGTCGCCGCAGCGACGTTAAGAAAGCGTACGTTACCTTGAAAGAAGGTCAAGATATTGACTTTACTGGCGGCGCGGAATAACAGGAGTAGTTAAGAATGGCTATTGTTAAATGTAAGCCGACTTCCCCTGGTCGTCGTCACGTCGTTAAAGTTGTTAACGCTGACCTACACAAGGGCAAGCCATACGCACCTCTTCTAGAGAAAAACTCTAAGAACGGTGGTCGTAACAACAACGGTCGTATCACAGTACGTCACATCGGCGGTGGTCACAAGCACCACTACCGTGTTATTGACTTCAAGCGTACTAAAGATGGCATCCCAGCGAAAGTTGAGCGTCTAGAATACGATCCAAACCGTAGCGCAAACATTGCTCTAGTTCTTTACAAAGACGGTGAGCGTCGCTACATCCTAGCACCTAAAGGTGTTGCAGCAGGTGATGTTGTTCAGTCAGGTGTTGATGCACCGATTAAAGCTGGTAACACGCTACCAATGCGTAACATCCCAGTAGGTTCAACTGTACATAACGTTGAACTTAAACCTGGTAAAGGTGGTCAGCTAGCTCGTTCGGCTGGTGCTTACGCTCAAATCGTTGCTCGCGACGGTGCGTACGTAACTATCCGTCTACGTTCTGGCGAGATGCGCAAAGTTCTTTCTGAAGGCCGTGCAACAATCGGTGAAGTTGGTAACTCTGAGCACATGCTACGTGAACTTGGTAAAGCTGGTGCTTCACGCTGGCGCGGCGTACGTCCAACCGTACGTGGTGTAGTAATGAACCCGGTTGATCACCCACACGGTGGTGGTGAAGGTCGTACTTCTGGTGGCCGTCATCCAGTATCTCCTTGGGGTATGCCAACTAAAGGCTACAAGACTCGTAAGAACAAACGCACTGACAAGTACATCGTACGTCGTCGTAACAAGTAATCTATTTAAAGAGGAATCGCCATGCCACGTTCTCTCAAGAAAGGTCCATTTATTGACCTACACTTGCTGAAGAAGGTAGAGAAAGCGGTGGAAAGCGGAGACAAAAAGCCTATTAAGACTTGGTCCCGTCGTTCAATGATCATCCCTACGATGATCGGTTTGACCATCGCTGTCCATAATGGTCGTCAGCACGTACCAGTATTTGTAACTGAAGAAATGATCGGTCACAAACTGGGTGAATTCGCACCAACACGTACTTACCGCGGTCACGCTGCGGATAAGAAAGCTAAGAAGCGTTAAGGAGTAAATAATGGAAGCTATTGCTAAACATAACTTTGCTCGCATTTCGCCTCAGAAAGCTCGCTTAGTTGCGGATCTAATTCGTGGTAAATCTGTTGACCAAGCTCTAGAAATCCTAACATTCAGCAACAAAAAAGCTGCTGTTCTTGTTAAGAAAGTTCTTGAGTCTGCTATCGCAAACGCGGAGCACAACGAAGGTGCAGATATTGACGATCTGAATGTCGCAAAAATCTTTGTAGATGAAGGCCCAACCATGAAGCGTATTATGCCTCGTGCTAAAGGTCGTGCGGATCGTATCTTGAAGCGTTCAAGCCACATCACTGTTGT
This window of the Vibrio azureus genome carries:
- the rplB gene encoding 50S ribosomal protein L2 — protein: MAIVKCKPTSPGRRHVVKVVNADLHKGKPYAPLLEKNSKNGGRNNNGRITVRHIGGGHKHHYRVIDFKRTKDGIPAKVERLEYDPNRSANIALVLYKDGERRYILAPKGVAAGDVVQSGVDAPIKAGNTLPMRNIPVGSTVHNVELKPGKGGQLARSAGAYAQIVARDGAYVTIRLRSGEMRKVLSEGRATIGEVGNSEHMLRELGKAGASRWRGVRPTVRGVVMNPVDHPHGGGEGRTSGGRHPVSPWGMPTKGYKTRKNKRTDKYIVRRRNK
- the rplW gene encoding 50S ribosomal protein L23, encoding MITEERILKILRAPHVSEKATMVAEKANTIVFKVAKDATKKEIKAAVEKLFEDVEVKSVNTLITKGKTKRQGLRQGRRSDVKKAYVTLKEGQDIDFTGGAE
- the rpsS gene encoding 30S ribosomal protein S19: MPRSLKKGPFIDLHLLKKVEKAVESGDKKPIKTWSRRSMIIPTMIGLTIAVHNGRQHVPVFVTEEMIGHKLGEFAPTRTYRGHAADKKAKKR
- the rplV gene encoding 50S ribosomal protein L22; protein product: MEAIAKHNFARISPQKARLVADLIRGKSVDQALEILTFSNKKAAVLVKKVLESAIANAEHNEGADIDDLNVAKIFVDEGPTMKRIMPRAKGRADRILKRSSHITVVVADR